DNA sequence from the Vicia villosa cultivar HV-30 ecotype Madison, WI linkage group LG3, Vvil1.0, whole genome shotgun sequence genome:
CCTGCGATAGAAACCTGtggtgcgatgttatgaatgcacatgcaatgctttcaaggatctgtaggattttagttagcaacattagaaaatgatttggtcgtgtctttgtctgaagaattctgattcTGGGATATTCTtctttgggaatcaagctcaccatatccagtgggtcatagcctatgattcgggatacttctgaatttgaggatacatggctagaggaaaataaatcctcttgccccttgttaggtgctaagcctttgaattggaaggtatgtggctaggggaaagtaaatcctcttgccccttgattaggaaatcaacctttgatagaggtacctgaaattgtgtgccctaaatccctaagatccttgaaagggttagttaaatcatgttatgcttatgatgtcatgatgtcatgatgttatgcgaatgcattTCATTAGGCAtaatgtgagatagtaaggacaaacaagtccttttaacaaaacctgcaagggaacgaaggttagtagcaaacacaaacaagtcacacagttTCCTTAGGCTtgtcttgcatggagtttagatcatgtgagatatccttccccaaaggtacttctatggataaggagatttcagcaacaggttctataagttatccagaattgtcagcccttctaaagcaccctcggacatgatgcatttgcaccatgcaatgatactttgagagagaacctatctgaattgtagcatcgggtagcgactagttctcaacatttgtcaagagtagtccccccactacgttcctaaaggcaggatgggttaaaggtgactaaaggtccttgagctccggcgcacccacgggcacatacatagacctccctcatttgagaaaggtgtgcatatggctatggagtcctaactcaagtgtgaacttcatattgactcatctcccacatatgcgaaagaggtcgccatgactatgccactcctatcttaagtgtacttgaatccgggtgtaggattcgtccttcagttaattcccgaaacagccctgaaaaataaagcaaacaaagcaaacaatagaaaacatttaagtgaatcctaaacttttaaggtaacccctcttttattcgaaaaatccccggcagagtcgccagttctgtaatacggtgaactgactttaaagaaatgtcgcggtgagcaagagtcgccaccgacttttatttaatccaattggaaaggctaaaagaataggaaaagaccttttaaaaagattttgagttcggggggtaagttatacaaagggaaggtgtaaggcaccctttgcatccatggttttccatgggctcttaattgcttagctcacttgtttgtttgaattgtttgaaaagattttcgaaaaagaactttagcttataaataagcgtagtctttttgaatttgattttgaaaaggagtgggaaaaatattttaaatttgaatttgaaaaagagcaagcaattaatagcaactactctaagttttaaaattcgttcttttagcttttcagggcgaaagggtctatccataccataagagggcaagaagtctttcaattggatattgaagggtcatcgagaattatcgttcgccataagactgtcccttgccataaagagggcaggtagtctaagggaaggatataatagtcattaatctttttaggcatcatgcgacgataccttagcaattgggacaatcatcgtgtttccgaggcagcatcgagtgactagatgatttttattctttaaggcaacttgcttgaggtatcctcggaatcaagggacttgactatttagtacaattagaggcaacaggcaacaaaggcaacaaggcaacaagaagggttaccctaaaggtgtgtgagtgcacaatcatgtggttaacttcgatgacatttatcttgtaattaggtgatctacgttcaattcatggttatcactccctaaattactaaccaagcaataataaaataaaagcagaaataaaattttccacgctattacaataaacacctgcggagatgggagaaattaaaaggcagaaaataatagggCACAATAATTAGCATAAaattcttgaatgccttgatcttcctcgaaccttcgattgactctaaacatctgagaattaaacgaacaataataggggtgagtgtaggagcaATTCATCACTATTGaacaaaaccctattttaatcaaaggaaaaaataaaaataaaaaatattatcaaacaaagatattagaaaacttagctttttatcgggtgaggcgcgtggctgaaagatctttgattaaccctgaaaattaggcgcgaagaagaaaaatgttagtgcattgaCTGATCTACAATTATAGCGTGacagataaaaaattaaaatggtaataatttagTCAAACAAATAAAAGGCAAGGTAAAAGGCAAACCCCAAAAGGGAcagaatttaatttatatttattagaaAAATCAGGTAAAAACCTAGACTAGGGTTAATGGAAaacacctaccaataacagtgattagtgatcatgatagaaacagggtttaaggcataaaataaatttaattagccCAAAATTAAGttattaccctaaaataattattagcttaaaaaaactaaaaaaaacaattattttaatgttattaGAAACATCGGgtttttgattaaataattataaaaacattttttttaattatatataagaaACAAGATTTTTATaataaacatttaataaaaagaaataaacaaacaaataaaataaaaggaattatgtaataataaaaataaaaaaaattagaggaaCTTAGCTCTGATCTGGTATGAATGATTTGTGATGGTACATGGTGGAACTGCTCATTGATGAACGTTAGATTCATCGTTGGAATGATCTGACGGTGATTGGGGGCGAGCGCACCATGGGCATGCATGAGAAGATGCGCGCTGGATCTGCAAACCAATTATAACAcagaatttattaaaataaaacgtgcGGAGCGGAGCTCGAACCCAGGACCTTATGGTTGCTAATGGATACGCTGGCCATCTGTATCACAATTGATTGGTGTTAAACAAATCACCatcattaaataaatatgaaaaacaaaattatattgaAATTCAAACAAAAAGTCAAAAGTGGGTCCCTTAGGTGTGCGACTGGCCAATAACGGTGGAACACACGCGAGGAGAGAGGGAATTCTGGTTGACTAGCGAATGGAATGAGGCCACGCAATGGTCAAGAAATCCAAGatcctattcatcttcttccttgatgtacctgcggattttgttgcaGAATCTTCCACGAAATTACCTACGAATTTCACCTTCGAATTTCCTGCAACTTCAAAACCTTACGAAACGGTGTTATACAAATAATGTGAGTGCCCCGATTTCATAATTGAGGGGCTGCGAGCATGATGGTGGTGTTTGTTTGGACTGAAACGCCATGGATCAATGAAAACGAAAGCTCTCTCTTTCTTGCCCTAACTATGGCATATCATCATACCTGTGCCAAACCTTCAAAACAACGACTCTAATAGACTCTAAACCTTATAACAATCACAAACATATGGTTAGTTTACATTAAAACACATTAAGTCATGACATATGAAATTCAAGAAGGTGAATGAATATGATGAGCATAATACCATGGATACAGGCATTATGAGACTGGAATAAGAGGTTATCCTTGTTCTACATCACCTTAAGGATAAATTGGGACGTACCTTTTACCTTGAATGTGGCTGGACGAGAGATTGATGCTTGCCCtagtttttttaaagtttttgcaACTTGGAGAGTACTATGAGGCTGCAATTCGTGACCCCTAATGCTGAAGAAATTCAGGTTATATATAGGTTGGAATTAGGTTAAAAGATTGGAGAAAAAATCTATGATTGAGagattgaatctttgattgaagaTTTAATTCAATTTGCATGCAATTCTTTCTATTCTTGTACCCAATTTATTTCTTGCATATTTTCCACTTAATCATGGCCATTGGATAGGTTTGATTGGATCAATTATTTGGAGAATGATtcataaaattttatttcaataaaacttgattttacttgatttaatttgaatttaaataaataaaatcaaatataaatgaaatataatcataaaataaattttatatgatTAATGGGCTCCTTATAGATTTGAAATCTCGTGGATAGCTTAAACATTAAGGCGCATTTGAAAAGAAATCCAAAATAGCCCCATATTGGCTTCATGCATTTTctaaaaattgctcaacttcaacgatgcgtatctctctcaattttaaccctatgaaggTGTTTTTATCTTTTTAGAAATCTTAGAATGTCCtataaatgacccttttggtttcatatcaattgagtcttccatgttcatgtatgctCCATtttaaaaagatgactttttgttgacttttagaaagacctataatgtcttgatccatatctcttaaatggtgcatgtttagccttggcatgtgagacacaaagttgtagagaattcaatttccttcaagctgagctttggatggaaaatttctgatgttccatgtgaaagttatgactggtcaaagttgggttgactttctccttaaaaaaactaatttagaaactaaggtttttgatgattttggagcttttcttgatgaaccatgatcaatccttgatcaaatggtgaatttgACATAAAATTAGAAGTTTTGACCATAGTTTAATTTTTAGgccaaccagtcgattattgatcgtttgggccattgagtgagcacttttttgaatcagggcttgaaacttagCATGAGggcactttgaatcatatgagagatcatggaatccacttgggatatcagaagttcaaattccttgattaaatcagaaaccctaatttagaggcagttgtttaggagagagactgcatgctttcttcttgtatatctttgagcatttgaaagtcagatggactgaaatatgaataaatatgttgggaaaattttggggtatgacacatacatcaagttattgaACCACACATCGTTGATCTTATTGCGCAATTTAGACTTGATAATATTCATTGCTGAAAATGCTCTTTCTACGGATGCTGTCGATACCGACAATATCAAAGATAACTCAATAAGTTTGTAAACCAATGGAAATGCTAAATGTTTCTCAGTTTAAACCATCTTCATGgccaaactttgaacatcttcacaagTGGAAAACGAAACATTTCTTTTTACTTGAAGAACATAAGTTTCTAGTTGATCCCTTAATGTTCCACGATCATCATCAGAAAAGTCTGCATCATAAATATCAGCAAGACGAGCAAgcttatcaacatcaaacttggaGAAAGAGTTTTTAGGATCAAGACATGAGAAGCAATCAAGGATAATTTTACTTCCTTCACTAAAGCGATGATCCATCTCCATACATATTTTGTCAATAGAGACATAAAATATCTCTGCACGGTAATGATGAAGATTAGTGATAGTCCTCCCTTCTACCCTTGAACGACCTCGAACCGGTATTTCGTCATCCATATTTGGCACGGGAATACGTTTAGCAACACAAAATTCTTGGACATTGGAAAATAAATTATCCCAACCACTATCTCTCATTGTGGCCAACCGAGCTTTGACAACATCAACTAATTCCATGGCAATCATAATATTAAGATCTTTTCTTTGCAAGACATTTGAAAGCTCGTTTGtgataccaaacaactttaacattaacttcaaaaaataagcaaatttaaagctctccattttttctaTCAAACCTGCTGCTTGCGATGGTCCACGTCCATCTTCATCAACCATACTAAGCATATTTATCACGGAGGACCGCATTTGATCCAAACGAAGTAATGTAGTATGACGTGAACCCCATCTAGTATCCCCAGGTCTAGTGAGACTAGATGATTGGTGCAAGCCCCTTCCTCTAGATATCTCACCACTCTCAAGTTTATTCAAAATTTCTTGATGTTGTGCCTCTGTCAAAGCATCCTTCCTCTTACAAGATGCACTTGTTATGGTCACAATCAAGGAGATGTACTAAAAGAAATCATGAATAGATGAGCAACTActagcaacaaacacaacaaccaATTGTAAACGGTAAGCATAGCAATGGACATAGAAAGCATAAGGGTTTTCATCTAGAATCTTTCTTTGCAAACCATTAAATTCACCTCTCATATTCGAAGCTCCATCATATCCTTGCCCGCGTATCCTTGAAATAGATAATGTGTActtatcaagaataccataaaaaACATCCTTTAATGACTCAGATGTTGTAACTTTGACATGATGTAGAGAAATAAATCGTTCCACAACATTCCCTTTGTCgttcaaaaacctaaaaaaattcaACAAGTTTACATGGCGGCATAGAGAAGAATAGGTAATGAAAATTAGAAATTGGAAAATACAACTACTAACCTCAACATCACCGCCATTTTATCTTTAACGAATATATCACGTGACTCATCAGTAAGAAGTGAGAACTTTCTATCACcaagctcttccataatcaccttggTAACTTCATGTGCACAACTCATAGCAAGCTCCTTTTGAATGTCAGCGGAAGTCATTGTGCAATTTTTTCCACCACGGTCGAAAGCATCTCTCACTTGTTCATTTTTAGATTTTACCCAATCTACCATCTCTCTAAAATTGCCCTTATTTAGAGAAATAGAGGATTCATCATGGCCACGGAAAGCCATGCCTTATGCAATGAGATACCTTGAACAATCCATAGAACAAGTCAAACGAATCTTATACAATTCTTCTGATTCTTGGTTGCTTTAGCAAAGTTACTTGCCACACTTtgtctttgattattataatcatcATAGTGCTTGACACATGAGTTGTGCAAACTATTATGACTACCAACGTGATCTTACAAGACTTGAGATGCATGCTTCCAATCTTTATATCCGCTTTTAGTGAAGACTTCAAAACCAAAGTGCTCGGCCCTTCCGGGTTTCTTAAagagaaagcaataaaaacaataaGCTGCATCCTTGATCTCACTGTATTCTAACCATGTATAATTCTTATACCATGATTTACTAAATGCT
Encoded proteins:
- the LOC131658583 gene encoding uncharacterized protein LOC131658583 yields the protein MAFRGHDESSISLNKGNFREMVDWVKSKNEQVRDAFDRGGKNCTMTSADIQKELAMSCAHEVTKVIMEELGDRKFSLLTDESRDIFVKDKMAVMLRFLNDKGNVVERFISLHHVKVTTSESLKDVFYGILDKYTLSISRIRGQGYDGASNMRGEFNGLQRKILDENPYAFYVHCYAYRLQLYISLIVTITSASCKRKDALTEAQHQEILNKLESGEISRGRGLHQSSSLTRPGDTRWGSRHTTLLRLDQMRSSVINMLSMVDEDGRGPSQAAVDVVKARLATMRDSGWDNLFSNVQEFCVAKRIPVPNMDDEIPVRGRSRVEGRTITNLHHYRAEIFYVSIDKICMEMDHRFSEGSKIILDCFSCLDPKNSFSKFDVDKLARLADIYDADFSDDDRGTLRDQLETYVLQVKRNVSFSTCEDVQSLAMKMV